The stretch of DNA AATCGATAGAGTATAGGCTGCTAATCCATGCGAAGTAGTACGAAAAAACAAACGCAACAACTTTACCAATAGAAATATTTTTAATCTGCTCTCTTATAAGGCCACAGAAATTCTTATCCATGATTTCTTCAATAAATTTAGTGTAGCTATTTCCTAGTGCGTTATCAAGCATAGAAGGCACTTCCTTACGGATGTGTTCTCGGAGATTATGCCAGAAGTTGACATAGTAACCTATCAGACCTACCAGAATAGACATGGTGATGGTTAAGAAGATTACGAGGAATAAATCAGAATTAAAGTTGAAAGAAAAGTGTCCTAACGTGTTGCTCATAAACAGCCTGCCAAGCCAGAAGGAGTAAAGTGCCGAAAGCTGTAGAAACTAGGAGGTGAACTATGAATACAGGCTTTTTCCTCAACCCCTCTATAGCGTTAGCAAGTATAGCGTTATAGATAGTATTCATTTAAATCACCTCAGAAGCTATACTTTATTCGACTTTCGTACTATGACCATCCTAAGCTCCAGCCTAGCCGTGGAAGGGTAGTAGTTGGAGGGATTACGTTTCTTAGTGTTAAGGGTACAAAGATAGCTGTTGCAATATCCATAAGTGTGAGCCAAGAGCCAGGCTGGCTCAACTTCTTATTGGCTGCCTCGACCGTCCGATGGGCAAAGTCGTGTATAATGTCTTTAAAACTCCTTCCATCATCCCTGACCCTGCCTATACTGTTGCCAAACGTCAATGCTCCCCTTCTAGGTATATCCTCGCACTATATATTGTGTCTGTTACTGTTATGTGGTGTTTGCCTCGGTAGATCTTCAGACCCCTCTTCTTTGCTTCTTCCACCACCTTCTCTGGGTTCTTACACCTTAGCTGTATGTAGGGCGGGTGGTACTCTATCCTCAGAAGGTGCCCAGCCTCGATAGCCCTTTTAGTCCACTCTACTGGCTCGCAGTACTCTAGGAGGAAAGCCATGTACTCCGGCACAGCCAGCCCGGGCACAAGCTGCACCATCTTCGCGGGCTGCCTAGCCTTCAATGCAGACCAACCCTCCTGACAAGTATCTCCAGCTCCTTCTCAAGCCCGGCCTGGCGGGCCCGGCTATAGAGGTATTCTCTGTCCAGCCTGTGCCAAGTCTGGCTCACTATCTTCTTGAGGTCGGCTATATCCTTCCTCTCGCCAGACATGAGCTTCATGACAATTATGTCCTCCAGGCTGGGTAGGAAGATGTTCTCTGCAATTCTCCTGCACCTATTAGCGAACTCTTCGTCCAGCGTAAGCGGGGCATAGTTGATGTCTACGTGCACATCGTCCTCAACTAGAAAACCCCATTTCCGCCACTGCACCTTGAAGCCCCTAGACCGGAGCTCCCTAGTTATAGCGTCCCGTAGTTCAGGTGTGAAGGGCTTATCTATGGCAACATCCCAGTCCTGGGTCTCCCTCCCCAGATCCACGCCGTGGATTACAATGCTTCGAGCACCTATAATGAAGACCCTAAGCCCCAGCCCAGTGAGAAGCCTTGAGAGGAGGAGCAAAGTCGGATGGAGAACAGCAACACCCCCCTCAGAGGCCTTGCGAGGCTCCTGCTCCACTTTCCTCACCTCACCCTCTACCTCTCTACGCACCCGGTCTCCATGTTCCACATCTCCCCCATAGCTTCTCTTCGTTACCTCCATCCCTAGATCCCATATTCCTCATAGCAAGCGTGGATAAAAAAGAACCCCGATCTCTATGCAGCTAACTGTCGCTCGCTCTTCTCTTTCCAGATCTGATGCCGGAGTATCTTATTTAAGATAT from Sulfolobales archaeon encodes:
- a CDS encoding DUF6036 family nucleotidyltransferase encodes the protein MEVTKRSYGGDVEHGDRVRREVEGEVRKVEQEPRKASEGGVAVLHPTLLLLSRLLTGLGLRVFIIGARSIVIHGVDLGRETQDWDVAIDKPFTPELRDAITRELRSRGFKVQWRKWGFLVEDDVHVDINYAPLTLDEEFANRCRRIAENIFLPSLEDIIVMKLMSGERKDIADLKKIVSQTWHRLDREYLYSRARQAGLEKELEILVRRVGLH